GGCCTGAAGGGTGCCTGTCCGCGCTGCGGCGCGAAGACCCTGTTCGCGAGCGTCGCCAAATATGCCGACAAGTGCAGCACATGCGGGCTGGACTATGACCAGTTCAATGTCGGCGACGGACCGGTCGTCTTCCTGACACTCGGCATCGGCACGCTGGTCACTGTCCTTGCGATCATCGTCGAACTGAGCTTCGCGCCGCCCTTCTGGGTGCATGCGGTGCTGTGGATTCCCCTGACCGCGATTCTCGTCGTCGGCACCCTGCATTTCGCCAAGGGGCTCCTGCTCGCACTCGAATATCGCAACAAGGCGGCCGAGGGGCGCATCGCGCGGGACGAATGATGCCGCGCCTGCCGCTTCTGCCCACGCTGATCGTCGCGCTCGCTGTCGCAGCGATGATCGCGCTGGGTTTCTGGCAGCTGGATCGCCGTACCTGGAAGCTGGCGCTGATCGAACAGTTTTCGGGCAAGCTTGAACAACCCGAAATCGCCTTTCCCCGCCCGCCGGTAGGTGAGCAATATCTGTTTCGCCGCGCCAGCGCCTTCTGCCTGCGCCCGACCGGATGGGATCGGCGCGCGGGGCACAGCGTTGATGGTACCACCGGCTATCGCATGATCGCGCAATGCGCGACCGGCGGCGGCGAAGGCCCAGTGCTGCTGGTCGACATGGGCGTGACCAACGATCCCAACGCTCAGCCCGACTGGAAGGGCGGCGAAGTCCACGGCGTGATCGCCGCCGCGCCGGGCAGCGAATCGCTGATCGGTTCCGCCTTGAGCAACGAAGCGGCCCCGACCATGCTCATGCTCGTTTCCGACACGCCGGCGCCGGGGCTCGAAGCAACGACACCACCGGACCCGGCCGGCCTGCCCAACAACCACCTTGCCTATGCGGTGCAATGGTTCCTGTTCGCGGGCGTCGCGGTGATCATCTATCTGCTCGCGCTGCGCCGGCGACAGCGGAAGGAGGAAACCCCGGGCGAAGGCGCGGCCAAGCCCTAGTTTCTTGCCGCCCGCCGCCACCCCCGCTAAGCGAGCGCCCACCATGCGCTATCAGAGTACCAGAGGCGCCGCGCCCACGCTCGGCTTTCGTGACGTCACGCTGACCGGCCTGGCGGCCGATGGCGGACTCTATGTTCCCGAATCCTGGCCGGCCTTTTCGACCGACGACATCGCCGCGCTGCGCGGGCTGAGCTATGTCGAAACCGCCATTCGCGTGATGGCGCCTTTCGTTGGCGAGGACCTGACCGAGGAAGAGCTGCGCGCCCTGTGCACCCGCGCCTATGGCCGGTTCGCGCACGCCGCCGTCACACCGCTCGTCCAGCTGGATGAACGCAACTGGCTGCTCGAGCTGTTCCACGGCCCCACGCTCGCGTTCAAGGATGTCGCGCTCCAGCTGCTCGGCCGCTTCTTCGAGAAATTCCTCACCGGGACCGACACGCATCTCACCATCGTCGGCGCGACGTCGGGCGATACCGGCAGCGCCGCGATCGACGCCGTGGCGGGCCGGACGGGCGTCGATATCTTCATGCTCCACCCCAAGGGGCGCGTGAGCGACGTCCAGCGCCGCCAGATGACCACCGTCCTCGCCCCCAACGTCCACAACATCGCGATCGAAGGCAGTTTCGACGATGCGCAGGCGCTGGTGAAGGCGATGTTCAACGATCCTGCCTTTTCGGCTCGCTTCCGCCTGTCGGCAGTCAATTCGATCAACTGGGCACGGCTGATGGCGCAGGTGGTCTATTATTTCTACGCCGCCGTCCGGCTGGGCGCGCCCGAGCGCAAAGTGGCCTTCTCGGTCCCGACCGGCAATTTCGGCGACGTTTTCGCGGGCTATGTCGCGGCGAAGATGGGGCTGCCGGTCGAAAAGCTGATCGTCGCGACCAACGTCAACGACATTCTCCACCGCGCGCTTTCGAGCGGCGACTATTCGACCGGCACGGTAACGCCCACGGCCGCGCCGTCGATGGACATTCAGGTGAGCTCCAATTTCGAGCGGCTGCTGTTCGATCTCGCCGGCCGCGACGGCAACGCGATGGCCGGGCAGATGCGCGGTTTCGAATCGAGCCGCGCAATGCGCCTCACCAACGCGCAGCGCGAAGGGGCCGCCGCGCTCTTCGCCAGCGACCGGGTTGAGCCCGGCCATATGAACGAAGCGATGCGCTGGGCCGCGTCCGAAGCAGGCAACGTCATCGATCCGCACACCGCGATCGGTCTCGCCGCCGCGCGCCGCGTCGATCTCGACCCCGCCGTGCCGGTGGTGACGCTGGCGACCGCGCATCCGGCGAAATTCCCCGACGCAGTCGAACGCGCCACCGGCAGCCGCGCGCCGCTGCCGGGCCGCGTCGGTGATCTGTTCGAACGGCAGGAGCGCTATGATGTGCTGCCGGGGACGTATGCGGCAGTGACGGAGTATATCGCGGAACGGGCGGTACCGAAGGCGTGATGTTC
This genomic interval from Sphingosinithalassobacter tenebrarum contains the following:
- a CDS encoding SURF1 family protein → MPRLPLLPTLIVALAVAAMIALGFWQLDRRTWKLALIEQFSGKLEQPEIAFPRPPVGEQYLFRRASAFCLRPTGWDRRAGHSVDGTTGYRMIAQCATGGGEGPVLLVDMGVTNDPNAQPDWKGGEVHGVIAAAPGSESLIGSALSNEAAPTMLMLVSDTPAPGLEATTPPDPAGLPNNHLAYAVQWFLFAGVAVIIYLLALRRRQRKEETPGEGAAKP
- a CDS encoding DUF983 domain-containing protein encodes the protein MTQSEDPSAGPAAPRPIDSGLKGACPRCGAKTLFASVAKYADKCSTCGLDYDQFNVGDGPVVFLTLGIGTLVTVLAIIVELSFAPPFWVHAVLWIPLTAILVVGTLHFAKGLLLALEYRNKAAEGRIARDE
- the thrC gene encoding threonine synthase codes for the protein MRYQSTRGAAPTLGFRDVTLTGLAADGGLYVPESWPAFSTDDIAALRGLSYVETAIRVMAPFVGEDLTEEELRALCTRAYGRFAHAAVTPLVQLDERNWLLELFHGPTLAFKDVALQLLGRFFEKFLTGTDTHLTIVGATSGDTGSAAIDAVAGRTGVDIFMLHPKGRVSDVQRRQMTTVLAPNVHNIAIEGSFDDAQALVKAMFNDPAFSARFRLSAVNSINWARLMAQVVYYFYAAVRLGAPERKVAFSVPTGNFGDVFAGYVAAKMGLPVEKLIVATNVNDILHRALSSGDYSTGTVTPTAAPSMDIQVSSNFERLLFDLAGRDGNAMAGQMRGFESSRAMRLTNAQREGAAALFASDRVEPGHMNEAMRWAASEAGNVIDPHTAIGLAAARRVDLDPAVPVVTLATAHPAKFPDAVERATGSRAPLPGRVGDLFERQERYDVLPGTYAAVTEYIAERAVPKA